A window from Luteolibacter flavescens encodes these proteins:
- a CDS encoding NUDIX domain-containing protein, protein MVRFRPNVAALMVKPQGQLLVCERWTIPGAWQFPQGGVDDGETLEQALFREVREEIGLLPSHYELLGYRTGYRYLYPEDVRFKKMRKHGCHGQEQTYYHCLVREDAPEVDVNQRPREFGAYRWILPEEFDLDWLPEFKRDVYRQVMLDFFNVKL, encoded by the coding sequence GTGGTCCGATTTCGTCCAAATGTCGCGGCGCTGATGGTGAAGCCGCAGGGTCAATTGCTCGTCTGTGAACGCTGGACCATCCCCGGTGCATGGCAGTTCCCGCAGGGCGGAGTGGACGATGGCGAGACCTTGGAGCAGGCACTCTTCCGTGAGGTGCGCGAGGAGATCGGCCTGCTCCCATCGCACTATGAGTTATTGGGTTACCGCACCGGCTACCGATATCTCTACCCGGAGGACGTGCGCTTCAAGAAAATGCGCAAACACGGGTGCCACGGGCAGGAGCAGACTTACTATCATTGCCTTGTGAGGGAGGATGCTCCGGAGGTGGATGTGAACCAGCGTCCGCGTGAATTTGGAGCCTACCGGTGGATACTTCCGGAGGAGTTCGACCTCGATTGGTTGCCCGAGTTCAAGCGCGATGTCTACCGGCAGGTGATGCTCGATTTCTTCAATGTGAAGCTATAG
- a CDS encoding class I SAM-dependent methyltransferase: MEISPEQSQSVIKCRNSQGLEVQANLLRLTRYSVVFEVYNPYSILQLSEVLSDFRILTNKRLIYRGKAVVSNILNTGLVIVCEANLEDGWQEVDFLSAVNGETDLGAQFSSFMSEWRAANHVQDPFKVAVADMASALTGVQHWLSSIDVGIRSTATRRRDELEREIFSSVQQRILEQMIPSMENFETVAGQIDEEEVPSHKSYVRREMHPIVLCAPFVYRTYVKPLGYAGDYEMVNMMMRDPYEGASSFAKMLNYAILNTEPVVAHRNRIDYLVDMLDRESNRRIGKGRARAFNLGCGPAEEVLRFLRGHDSSELIEFDLLDFNPETLEYTRERLDKVRMEEGRNTRLRFIPRSVHQILKAAVQPGGDPELAAYDVVYCAGLFDYLSQRVGKRLVEFFCSIANPGGLVVVTNVADTNPRKAWMEYLMEWNLIYRSKEEMLDLVPPGLPTKRVEVKADATGVNLFLEIELADG; the protein is encoded by the coding sequence ATGGAGATTTCCCCGGAGCAGTCGCAGAGTGTCATCAAATGCAGAAATAGCCAGGGACTGGAGGTGCAGGCGAACCTGCTGCGCCTCACCCGATACTCGGTGGTTTTCGAGGTTTATAATCCCTACAGCATCCTCCAGCTCTCCGAAGTCCTTTCCGACTTCCGGATCCTCACGAACAAGAGGCTGATCTACCGCGGCAAGGCCGTGGTGAGCAACATCCTCAACACCGGCCTGGTCATCGTCTGCGAGGCGAATCTCGAGGACGGCTGGCAGGAGGTGGACTTCCTTTCCGCCGTCAATGGCGAGACCGACTTGGGTGCGCAGTTCAGCTCCTTCATGTCAGAGTGGCGGGCCGCGAACCACGTGCAGGACCCCTTCAAGGTGGCCGTGGCGGACATGGCCAGCGCGCTCACCGGCGTGCAGCACTGGCTCAGCAGCATCGACGTGGGCATCCGCTCCACCGCGACCCGTCGGCGCGACGAGCTGGAGCGTGAGATTTTCAGCAGCGTCCAGCAGCGGATCCTCGAGCAGATGATCCCCTCGATGGAGAATTTCGAGACCGTGGCAGGCCAGATCGACGAGGAGGAAGTGCCCTCGCACAAGTCGTATGTCCGCCGCGAGATGCACCCCATCGTGCTCTGCGCCCCCTTCGTCTATCGTACCTACGTGAAGCCCCTCGGCTACGCGGGCGACTACGAGATGGTGAACATGATGATGCGCGATCCCTACGAGGGTGCGTCGTCATTCGCGAAGATGCTGAACTACGCGATCCTGAACACCGAGCCGGTGGTGGCCCACCGCAACCGCATCGACTACCTGGTGGACATGCTCGACCGCGAGTCGAACCGCCGCATCGGCAAGGGCCGCGCGCGTGCCTTCAACCTGGGCTGCGGCCCTGCCGAGGAAGTCCTGCGCTTCCTGCGCGGGCACGACTCCAGCGAGCTGATCGAGTTCGACCTCTTGGACTTCAACCCGGAGACGCTGGAGTACACCCGCGAGCGCCTCGACAAGGTGCGGATGGAGGAAGGCCGGAATACCCGCCTGCGCTTCATCCCGCGCTCCGTCCACCAGATCCTGAAGGCGGCCGTCCAGCCGGGCGGCGACCCGGAACTCGCCGCCTACGACGTGGTGTACTGCGCCGGTCTCTTCGACTACCTTTCCCAGCGCGTCGGCAAGCGTCTGGTCGAGTTCTTCTGCTCGATCGCGAATCCGGGCGGGCTCGTCGTCGTCACGAACGTGGCGGACACGAATCCTCGCAAGGCGTGGATGGAGTATCTGATGGAGTGGAACCTCATCTACCGCAGCAAGGAAGAGATGCTCGACCTGGTCCCCCCCGGCCTACCCACCAAGCGCGTGGAAGTGAAAGCAGATGCGACCGGGGTGAATCTCTTCCTGGAAATCGAACTGGCCGATGGCTGA
- a CDS encoding ATP-binding protein, with the protein MADAATVPYTAADGAGLNQAFKRYENGVFVTNARRTALLSALFMVAGSTLDWMVFPHKAWQFLLIRIVVALLLCVVFWLLGRFSSERSHRQIAHVLFMLPTVSICWMIAVTGGGNSPYYAGLNLVLLGLSLLLRSSFKDSVVMILLNLACYFCSVWFSSEESITSLLFNNSYFLVVTAVFVSAGSYFYERLRFREFALRKEVEDARGQLEATNKQLSELDEAKTRFFANISHELRTPLTVMIGLTERLSERFKPTSEKEVKDMLAMTEHNGLRLLKLIDDLLDLVRFDTGHADLKNQSTDVGGMLDGLMQSMRHLADQNGVALEWRSMGSQGHVMLDRDKIEKVLLNLTVNAIKFTPAGGRIDVDAVREGDRLKISVADTGVGISTEVLPRIFERFWQVDSSSTRKFQGAGIGLALVRSLVETMGGTIDAKSTVGVGTRFEVELPVENAEGSASEAVAVDVESGKHIEELHRRAALSAARPADAGDVSTGARAIGRSTATTRPLVLVADDEPDMRRFLVMQLENVDVIEARDGAEALALAKQHMPVLALVDHMMPEMDGEEVCRALRANHATREMPIIMLTARADEKTKLQALDAGASDFLTKPFSSSELVLRLRNQLAMAAIRRELADLNRDLAAAMEQLKENEVLLVRNEKLSGLGQMSAGIIHEINNPLNYARAGLHALNSFKRSLPADDHEDYAEIVGDISEGVERVAQIVADLRQFTRDDDRIGGDADLANVIERSRRLVSHQLGEKVAFNYKGPEKAPGTGNPNQLVQVFVNLFQNAVDAIQQRVDEKGGDPGRIDVTLRAAAGGWEVTVWDNGAGIPREIVHKIYDPFFTSKDVGKGMGLGLSITHQILGRHGAHIEVDTRPGEFTCFTIFFSPPDPDADDGDADPETSRDSEP; encoded by the coding sequence ATGGCTGACGCCGCCACAGTCCCCTACACAGCGGCCGATGGAGCCGGGCTGAACCAAGCCTTCAAGCGCTATGAGAATGGCGTCTTCGTGACGAATGCGCGTCGCACCGCCTTGCTGTCCGCGCTCTTCATGGTCGCGGGGTCCACGCTCGACTGGATGGTCTTCCCGCACAAGGCGTGGCAATTCCTGCTGATCCGCATCGTCGTCGCGCTGTTGCTTTGCGTGGTCTTCTGGCTGCTCGGCCGGTTTTCCAGCGAGCGGTCCCACCGCCAGATCGCGCACGTCCTCTTCATGCTGCCCACGGTCAGCATCTGCTGGATGATCGCCGTGACGGGCGGGGGGAATTCGCCCTATTACGCGGGGCTGAATCTCGTCCTGCTCGGTCTGTCGCTCCTGCTGCGCAGTTCCTTCAAGGACTCGGTGGTGATGATTCTCCTGAATCTCGCCTGCTATTTCTGCAGCGTCTGGTTCTCGAGCGAGGAGTCGATCACCAGCCTGCTTTTCAACAATTCCTACTTCCTCGTCGTCACCGCGGTCTTCGTCAGCGCGGGCAGCTATTTCTACGAGCGCCTCCGCTTCCGCGAGTTTGCCCTGCGGAAGGAAGTCGAGGATGCCCGGGGCCAGCTCGAGGCGACGAACAAGCAGCTCAGCGAGCTGGACGAGGCGAAGACGCGCTTCTTCGCGAATATCAGCCACGAACTCCGCACGCCGCTCACCGTGATGATCGGCCTGACGGAGCGGCTTTCCGAGCGCTTCAAGCCGACCTCGGAGAAAGAGGTGAAGGACATGCTCGCGATGACCGAGCACAATGGTCTCCGCCTGCTGAAGCTGATCGACGACCTGCTGGATCTCGTCCGCTTCGATACCGGCCACGCCGACCTGAAGAACCAGTCCACCGACGTGGGCGGCATGCTCGACGGCCTCATGCAGTCGATGCGCCACCTGGCCGATCAGAATGGCGTGGCGCTGGAGTGGCGCTCCATGGGCTCGCAGGGCCACGTGATGCTCGACCGCGACAAGATCGAGAAGGTGCTGCTGAATCTCACGGTCAATGCGATCAAGTTCACCCCGGCGGGTGGCAGGATCGACGTGGACGCGGTCCGCGAGGGCGACCGCCTGAAGATCTCCGTGGCCGACACGGGCGTGGGCATTTCCACGGAAGTGCTGCCGCGCATTTTCGAGCGCTTCTGGCAGGTGGACTCGTCGTCCACCCGGAAGTTCCAGGGCGCGGGCATCGGCCTCGCGCTGGTGCGCAGCTTGGTGGAGACCATGGGCGGCACCATCGACGCGAAGAGCACGGTGGGCGTCGGCACCCGCTTCGAGGTGGAGCTGCCGGTGGAGAATGCGGAGGGCTCTGCTTCCGAGGCCGTCGCCGTGGATGTCGAGAGCGGCAAGCACATCGAGGAGCTTCACCGCCGCGCGGCTCTCTCCGCCGCGCGTCCCGCGGATGCCGGGGACGTGAGCACGGGCGCGCGCGCCATCGGCCGCTCGACGGCCACCACCCGCCCGCTGGTGCTGGTGGCAGATGACGAGCCGGACATGCGCCGCTTCCTCGTGATGCAGCTCGAGAATGTCGATGTCATCGAGGCGCGCGACGGTGCCGAGGCGCTGGCGCTGGCGAAGCAGCACATGCCAGTGCTGGCGCTGGTGGACCACATGATGCCGGAGATGGACGGCGAGGAAGTCTGTCGTGCCCTGCGTGCGAACCATGCGACCCGCGAGATGCCCATCATCATGCTCACCGCCCGCGCGGATGAGAAAACGAAGCTCCAGGCGCTCGACGCGGGTGCCAGCGATTTCCTGACGAAGCCCTTTTCCAGCAGTGAACTCGTGCTGCGCCTGCGGAACCAGCTCGCGATGGCCGCCATCCGCCGCGAGCTCGCGGACCTGAACCGCGACCTCGCCGCGGCGATGGAGCAGCTCAAGGAGAACGAGGTGCTGCTGGTGCGGAATGAGAAGCTCTCCGGCCTCGGCCAGATGAGCGCGGGCATCATCCACGAGATCAACAACCCGCTGAACTACGCGCGCGCCGGCCTGCACGCGCTGAATTCCTTCAAGCGCTCGCTGCCCGCGGACGACCACGAGGACTACGCCGAGATCGTCGGCGACATCAGCGAAGGCGTGGAGCGCGTCGCCCAGATCGTGGCCGACCTGCGGCAGTTCACCCGCGATGACGACCGGATCGGCGGGGACGCGGACCTGGCGAATGTCATCGAGCGCTCGCGCCGCCTCGTCAGCCACCAGCTCGGGGAAAAGGTGGCCTTCAACTACAAGGGCCCCGAGAAGGCCCCGGGCACCGGCAATCCGAACCAACTGGTGCAGGTCTTCGTGAATCTCTTCCAGAACGCCGTGGACGCCATCCAGCAGCGCGTGGACGAGAAGGGCGGGGACCCCGGACGCATCGACGTCACCCTGCGCGCCGCCGCGGGCGGCTGGGAGGTGACCGTGTGGGACAATGGCGCCGGCATCCCGCGCGAGATCGTCCACAAGATCTACGATCCCTTCTTCACTTCGAAAGATGTGGGCAAGGGCATGGGCCTGGGCCTCAGCATCACCCACCAGATCCTGGGCCGCCACGGTGCCCATATCGAAGTCGATACAAGGCCGGGTGAATTCACCTGTTTCACGATTTTCTTTTCGCCGCCCGATCCAGATGCAGATGATGGCGACGCCGACCCCGAAACTTCCAGAGATTCCGAACCATGA
- a CDS encoding response regulator — protein sequence MSDFNYDYQRYAILFVDDEDKTRKYFRRLYGETFRILEAADGLEALSVFRAHASEIGIIVTDQRMPNETGVGFLAKITDQYPDVVKILSTAYSDLDAAINSVNKGGIYRYITKPWEVSELEVTLRRAMEFYLVKRELNGLMSSKLQALGNVIYSSRLAAFALAPLAAGLPAKHVAEAVSSFVRLGAFGAAAGGRAGAMDAGVVSWRKVHEEQKQLAGALEETLKDGFAGGSLADRVAAFAKSLPAGDTLEVTAEGDGFRLTGATDAFPRLLAGLFGVGRQGGDEAVPVLAALMGIYDAGASVGRQRGDALVIDVRPGGAAAESTAGSDVARWLFDDDLLISSALGLL from the coding sequence ATGAGCGACTTCAACTACGACTATCAGCGCTACGCTATCCTCTTCGTGGATGACGAGGACAAGACACGGAAGTACTTCCGGCGGCTCTATGGCGAGACCTTCCGCATCCTGGAAGCGGCGGACGGCCTTGAGGCGCTCTCTGTATTCCGCGCCCATGCCTCGGAGATCGGCATCATCGTGACCGACCAGCGCATGCCGAATGAGACCGGTGTCGGCTTCCTGGCGAAGATCACGGACCAGTATCCGGACGTGGTGAAGATCCTCTCGACGGCATACTCGGATCTCGATGCTGCCATCAACTCGGTGAACAAGGGCGGTATCTACCGATACATCACGAAGCCATGGGAAGTGAGTGAACTGGAAGTCACCCTTCGCCGTGCGATGGAGTTCTATCTCGTGAAGCGCGAGCTGAACGGACTGATGTCATCGAAGCTGCAGGCGCTGGGGAACGTGATCTACTCGTCCCGCCTGGCAGCCTTCGCGCTCGCGCCGCTGGCGGCAGGCCTGCCGGCGAAGCACGTGGCGGAGGCGGTGTCGTCCTTCGTCCGCCTCGGTGCCTTCGGCGCCGCGGCCGGTGGTCGTGCCGGTGCCATGGATGCCGGTGTGGTTTCCTGGAGAAAGGTCCACGAGGAGCAGAAGCAGCTCGCCGGAGCGCTGGAGGAGACCCTGAAGGATGGATTCGCCGGTGGCTCGCTCGCCGACCGGGTGGCCGCCTTTGCCAAGTCGCTGCCTGCGGGCGACACCCTCGAGGTGACGGCAGAGGGCGACGGCTTCCGCCTGACGGGCGCGACCGATGCCTTCCCGCGCCTGCTCGCCGGTCTCTTCGGCGTGGGTCGCCAGGGTGGCGATGAGGCCGTGCCGGTGCTGGCTGCGCTCATGGGGATCTACGATGCAGGTGCCTCGGTCGGCCGCCAGCGGGGTGACGCGCTGGTGATCGACGTCCGCCCGGGCGGTGCCGCCGCGGAGAGCACGGCCGGATCGGACGTTGCCCGCTGGCTCTTCGATGACGATCTGCTGATTTCTTCCGCCTTGGGGCTTCTCTAA
- a CDS encoding helix-turn-helix domain-containing protein, whose amino-acid sequence MKRPELQIAYRGGRVVAIRPRELEPEPLGPIARETGFKVSPLCERFEVSERQLHRIFTDSLGISPKDWMRRERIVQARQLLMEGMAVKEVSVILGFPTPKDFSREFLILHEVTPTEFQRRHDAERDRRLE is encoded by the coding sequence ATGAAGCGCCCTGAACTCCAGATTGCCTATCGAGGCGGCCGTGTCGTAGCCATCCGTCCGCGAGAACTAGAGCCCGAACCGCTCGGTCCGATAGCTCGCGAGACGGGGTTCAAGGTGTCGCCGTTGTGCGAGCGCTTCGAGGTCTCGGAGCGCCAGCTCCACCGCATTTTCACCGACTCGCTGGGCATCAGCCCGAAGGACTGGATGCGCCGCGAGCGCATCGTCCAGGCGCGCCAGCTCCTCATGGAAGGCATGGCGGTGAAGGAGGTCTCCGTGATCCTCGGCTTCCCGACGCCGAAGGACTTCAGCCGGGAATTCCTGATTCTCCACGAGGTGACGCCGACCGAGTTCCAGCGCCGGCACGATGCCGAGCGGGATCGTCGGCTTGAGTAA
- a CDS encoding OmpP1/FadL family transporter: protein MTSLRPLLLTLALSTPLAHAVGFRLPNQDPEGIARGNAFAATADNPSAIYYNPAGITQLEGHDMSLGVYFISTNVSFESAGGSASTETDFQAVPQIYYTYSPADSPLSFGLGVYAPYGLGIDYTRRTPFPTAAQDAELMYMTINPVVAWEINPCLSVAAGVTMNPSQVRLERRIGVLPFDEFQFEGDGYATGFNLGVMWKPAEKWSLGLNYRSPTEIDYEGRSITAPVPPFGGGTPTEGSLHFPQYIVGGISYRPNDDWNFEFNLDWTDWDQVNDAVFVGTFGGNQVLPFRYESTFMYNFGVTRQLGDGWFVSAGYIYSENSAPDATFTPLNPDSDLHLGSIGFGHRGEKFGWALGYHFAYNGGRTVSGNYNPTVNGEYETFNHAVNASVRFRF, encoded by the coding sequence ATGACCTCGCTCCGCCCTCTCCTCCTCACCCTGGCCCTCTCCACACCCTTGGCCCACGCCGTCGGCTTCCGGCTGCCGAACCAGGATCCGGAAGGCATCGCCCGCGGCAACGCCTTCGCCGCCACCGCCGACAATCCCTCGGCCATCTACTACAATCCGGCGGGGATCACCCAGCTCGAGGGCCACGACATGAGCTTGGGGGTGTACTTCATCTCCACGAATGTCAGCTTCGAGTCCGCAGGCGGCTCCGCCAGCACGGAGACCGACTTCCAGGCCGTCCCGCAGATCTACTACACCTACTCGCCGGCGGATTCCCCGCTGTCCTTCGGCCTCGGCGTCTATGCTCCCTACGGCCTCGGCATCGACTACACCCGCCGCACGCCCTTCCCGACGGCGGCGCAGGATGCGGAGCTGATGTACATGACCATCAATCCGGTGGTCGCCTGGGAGATCAATCCCTGCCTCTCGGTGGCCGCGGGCGTCACGATGAACCCGTCGCAGGTGCGGCTGGAGCGCCGGATCGGCGTGCTGCCTTTCGACGAATTCCAATTCGAAGGCGACGGCTACGCGACCGGCTTCAATCTCGGCGTGATGTGGAAGCCCGCGGAAAAGTGGTCCCTCGGACTGAACTACCGCTCGCCCACCGAGATCGACTACGAGGGCCGCTCGATCACCGCGCCGGTGCCACCCTTCGGCGGCGGCACCCCCACGGAGGGCTCGCTGCACTTCCCGCAATACATCGTCGGCGGCATCTCCTACCGGCCGAATGACGACTGGAACTTCGAGTTCAACCTCGACTGGACCGACTGGGACCAGGTGAACGACGCGGTCTTCGTCGGCACCTTCGGCGGGAACCAGGTGCTTCCCTTCCGCTACGAGTCCACCTTCATGTACAACTTCGGCGTGACCCGCCAGCTCGGCGACGGCTGGTTCGTCAGCGCCGGATATATCTACAGCGAGAATTCCGCGCCGGATGCCACCTTCACCCCGCTGAATCCGGACTCCGACCTACACCTCGGCAGCATCGGCTTCGGCCATCGCGGCGAGAAGTTCGGCTGGGCGCTCGGCTACCACTTCGCCTACAACGGCGGACGCACGGTGAGCGGGAACTACAATCCGACCGTCAACGGCGAGTACGAGACCTTCAACCACGCGGTGAACGCCTCGGTGCGCTTCCGCTTCTGA
- a CDS encoding class II fumarate hydratase: MNHTRTERDSMGEMQVPAAALYGASTARAVENFPVSGTPLPAELIHAYGRIKRAAAQTNAALGLLEPAVAEGIAAAAGEIAEGRHDAHFPVDIYQTGSGTSTNMNVNEVIATLCKPLAVHPNDHVNLGQSSNDTFPTAIHVATALALRDTLAPALMDLEDSLRRKAASFDAVVKIGRTHLMDATPVRLGQEFGGWARQAGLSVARTRRALDALMELPLGGTAVGTGLNAHPEFAARTIARLEAETGLPFREAADHFEAQSAKDACVEAHGQLATIAVSLHKIACDLRLLGSGPRCGIGELRLPATQPGSSIMPGKVNPVIPEAVTMVAARVAGNQTTVTWCGAGGFLELNVSMPLLGTCLLESIRLLANAATILRTKCVEGTEANEERCRELIELSLSMVTSLVPKIGYDRAAAIAKESVATGRTVRELCTARLDDLGLTTAELNELLDPQRMSEKESI, from the coding sequence ATGAACCATACCCGCACCGAACGCGATTCCATGGGAGAAATGCAGGTGCCCGCCGCGGCGCTCTACGGGGCGTCCACCGCACGGGCCGTGGAGAATTTCCCCGTCTCCGGCACGCCCCTGCCCGCCGAACTGATCCACGCCTACGGCCGCATCAAGCGCGCCGCCGCGCAGACGAATGCCGCGCTCGGCCTGCTGGAGCCCGCCGTGGCGGAAGGCATCGCCGCCGCCGCCGGGGAGATCGCGGAGGGCAGGCACGATGCCCACTTCCCCGTGGACATCTATCAGACCGGCTCCGGCACCTCCACGAACATGAACGTGAACGAGGTGATCGCCACCCTGTGCAAGCCGCTGGCCGTCCACCCGAACGACCATGTGAATCTCGGCCAGTCCTCCAACGATACCTTCCCGACCGCCATCCACGTGGCGACCGCGCTCGCGCTGCGCGACACCCTGGCCCCGGCGCTGATGGATCTGGAAGACTCGCTGAGACGGAAGGCGGCATCCTTTGACGCGGTGGTGAAGATCGGCCGCACCCACCTGATGGACGCCACGCCGGTGCGGCTCGGCCAGGAATTCGGCGGCTGGGCCCGCCAGGCCGGGCTCTCCGTGGCGCGCACCCGGAGGGCGCTTGACGCACTGATGGAGCTGCCGCTCGGCGGGACGGCCGTGGGTACCGGGCTGAATGCCCACCCGGAATTCGCCGCCAGGACCATCGCGCGGCTGGAGGCGGAGACCGGGTTGCCCTTTCGCGAGGCGGCGGATCACTTTGAGGCGCAGTCGGCAAAGGACGCCTGCGTGGAGGCCCACGGCCAGCTCGCGACCATCGCTGTCTCACTCCACAAGATCGCCTGCGACCTCCGGCTGCTCGGCTCCGGCCCCCGCTGCGGCATTGGCGAGCTACGCCTGCCCGCCACCCAGCCCGGCTCCTCCATCATGCCGGGGAAGGTGAATCCCGTGATCCCCGAGGCCGTCACCATGGTCGCCGCCCGGGTGGCGGGGAACCAGACTACGGTCACGTGGTGCGGCGCAGGTGGCTTCCTTGAGCTGAATGTCTCCATGCCGCTGCTCGGCACCTGCCTTCTCGAGTCCATCCGCTTGCTTGCAAACGCCGCCACCATCCTGAGGACGAAGTGCGTGGAAGGCACCGAGGCGAACGAGGAGCGCTGCCGGGAGCTGATCGAGCTTTCCCTTTCCATGGTCACCTCGCTGGTGCCGAAGATCGGCTACGACCGCGCCGCAGCGATCGCGAAGGAGTCCGTCGCCACGGGCCGCACCGTGCGCGAATTGTGCACGGCCCGGCTGGACGATCTTGGCCTCACCACTGCGGAACTCAATGAGCTCCTTGATCCTCAAAGAATGAGCGAAAAAGAGTCGATTTGA
- a CDS encoding putative Ig domain-containing protein gives MRFFILSLLALTAVPALAQTPTIPTNVQATATSGNAVTVTWTASTGGAGITYRVFRNNTQTGTDTSSTTFSDSSLTPGTTYQYSVSAINSVGASARSANVSVTTPTTPGVPTGLSGTAGTDGVVLRWNSVSGATEYVIFRNGTEIDTSTTTTYTDTETDFATTYRYSVASSNSSGDSSRSAEVAVTTRGDGTYRTAYWTRVFEEADGDFDGIVTFEEYLVSHPVTKRPEVFMLHRYRSIDDDESGDLTVDEYIEHFAGKKVKRPSKVQTFTLADVYSEIGDGDGYLDPYEFALTMNRGTKESQVMKKFNKLDKNGSGYLSEVEFGIRYGKAEAATEIISSLTASGNPGEPFTYEIIGTKNPTSYGATNLPPGLTLDPVTGIISGTPTTIGMWGVAISATDDMGTNTATLTVRIGVPTITSVATASATTATAFSYQIVATQTPSNYSATNLPAGITLDTATGLISGTATVTGTFNVVLGATNAAGTGSKTLVLTVTTVPPAITSTLTATGTVGTAFSYQITATPAATSYTAVGLPSGLTISATTGLISGTPVSVSTTSVTITATNAAGTDSETLVITISAAG, from the coding sequence ATGCGTTTCTTCATCTTGTCACTGCTCGCGCTGACGGCCGTTCCGGCCTTGGCGCAAACTCCGACGATCCCGACCAACGTCCAGGCGACCGCGACGAGCGGCAACGCGGTGACGGTCACCTGGACCGCCTCCACGGGCGGCGCGGGGATCACCTACCGGGTCTTCCGGAACAACACCCAGACGGGCACCGACACCAGCTCGACGACCTTCAGCGACAGCAGCCTGACACCGGGCACGACCTACCAATACTCGGTCTCCGCGATCAACAGCGTCGGCGCGTCCGCACGCTCGGCAAATGTCTCCGTCACGACGCCCACCACCCCGGGCGTCCCGACCGGCCTCAGCGGCACCGCGGGCACGGACGGCGTGGTCCTGCGGTGGAACTCCGTCAGCGGAGCCACCGAGTACGTCATCTTCCGGAATGGCACGGAGATCGACACCTCCACCACCACGACCTACACGGACACCGAGACGGATTTCGCGACCACCTACCGCTACTCGGTTGCGTCCTCGAATTCCTCCGGTGACTCCTCCCGCTCGGCGGAGGTGGCCGTGACCACCCGCGGCGACGGCACCTACCGCACCGCCTACTGGACGCGTGTCTTCGAGGAAGCGGACGGCGATTTCGACGGCATCGTGACCTTCGAGGAATACCTCGTTTCCCATCCGGTGACGAAGCGGCCGGAAGTCTTCATGCTCCACCGCTACCGCTCGATCGACGATGACGAGAGCGGCGACCTGACCGTGGACGAGTACATCGAGCACTTCGCCGGCAAGAAGGTGAAGCGCCCGTCGAAAGTGCAGACCTTCACCCTCGCGGACGTTTACAGCGAGATCGGCGATGGCGACGGCTACCTCGATCCCTATGAATTCGCGCTGACGATGAACCGCGGCACGAAGGAGTCGCAGGTGATGAAGAAATTCAACAAGCTGGACAAGAACGGCAGCGGCTACCTTTCCGAGGTCGAATTCGGCATCCGCTACGGCAAGGCCGAGGCTGCCACCGAGATCATCAGCTCCCTCACCGCCAGCGGGAATCCGGGCGAGCCCTTCACCTACGAGATCATCGGGACCAAGAATCCGACCAGCTACGGCGCGACGAACCTGCCTCCGGGCCTGACGCTCGATCCCGTGACCGGCATCATCAGCGGCACCCCGACGACCATCGGCATGTGGGGCGTGGCGATCAGCGCCACCGATGACATGGGCACGAACACCGCTACCCTGACGGTCCGCATCGGCGTGCCGACCATCACCAGTGTCGCCACCGCGAGCGCCACCACGGCCACCGCCTTCAGCTACCAGATCGTGGCGACGCAGACGCCGTCGAACTACTCGGCGACGAACCTGCCCGCGGGCATCACCCTCGACACCGCGACGGGCCTGATCTCCGGCACCGCCACGGTCACCGGCACCTTCAATGTGGTGCTCGGCGCGACGAATGCCGCCGGCACCGGCAGCAAGACGCTGGTGCTGACGGTCACCACCGTCCCGCCCGCCATCACCAGCACGCTGACCGCCACCGGCACGGTGGGGACTGCCTTCAGCTATCAGATCACCGCGACCCCGGCTGCCACGAGCTACACCGCCGTCGGCCTGCCATCCGGTCTCACGATCAGCGCCACCACCGGCCTGATCAGCGGCACCCCGGTCTCCGTCTCCACCACGAGCGTGACGATCACCGCGACGAACGCCGCTGGCACCGACTCCGAGACGCTGGTCATCACCATCTCGGCGGCTGGCTGA